In the Dictyostelium discoideum AX4 chromosome 6 chromosome, whole genome shotgun sequence genome, aataataataataataataataataataatgagtGTATTGATATACTTTACCAGTATCATATTTAAGGTTTGCCCAAACAAGCCATAATGTAATGAAATGATGCCATacatgtaaaaataataaacttttctaaaagattttaaaaataaaaaaaaaaaatgtgggAAATATTAATATGGGTACccatcatttgatttttttaaatttttaaatttttaaatttttaaatttttttactaaCCTTTCTTAAAACTTGAATTATTGTATCAATAAATTCATAAACTTTACTAAGATAGAAAATGTAATAACTGAATTGAACTAAACCACTATCAATTGGTTTACAAATTATATTGTATAAACCATGTGGGAATGAATATTTTGCCATTGGAATTACAATACCtaaaaacattaataatgataataaacaTAAGAATAAATTATGAAACATCGCAAATCCatgtaatttaatttcttttttatttttcataaaaatttGTAATCCATAAATTAATGCCAAATAACCAAATGAACATACTATTGGGAAGagaatatttgaaaatggtgtAACTTCATTCTTCCATCTAAATCTGTCAATTGTTCCAATTGGATCTTTTGAAAATTcttgaaaattaatatcatgAATATgttccattttattttattattattatttttttatttttatatttttatttttatatttttatttttatatttttatttttatatttttattttcaaattaattcaattcttTGATGatctatttataaattaaaaaaaaaaaaaaaaaaaaacaaaatttaatttattattattattattattatatatatatatatactactactatttattataaaattattattttttattttttttatttttattttaattttcgcagtttgtgtgtgtgtgttttgAACAACCTGAATGAAAAACGATAACAATGAAAAGgtgccaaaaaaaaaaaaaaaaataaaataaaaatttttcgAAAAcgaataaaatttttaaaaaaagaatttctAGTTAAtgttgtgaaaaaaaaataaaaaaataaaattaaaaaaaacctttgggttttaattatttaaaattttttttttttttttaatttaagaaaatgaaattgtaaaaaaaaaaaaaaaaaaaaaaaaaaaaaccagaGTTTAggcccaaaaaaaaaaaaataaaaaaaaaaaaaaaaaaaaaaataaaaataaattgaaattaacgaaaaaaaaaaaaatcatactGGCGTTTTTATTTCGGTTCCTTTGTGTTTGTAttagtgaaaataaaaaacttttaaaaggGTATGCCCTCCAAACACATgtgaaaacaaaaaaaaaaaaaaagataaaataataaataaagataaatcattataaatttaattatggTTTGTGTAAACAAATCTGTGAtttcatataaaatattCTAAATGGCCAttcaatactttttttttttttttatgaattcAAATTGGTTGGATTCCAGGATATGGAGtcataaatattattttatattattttctgtattatttttattattattattattattttattttttttttttctcgatcatttataaatgtaaaaaaaaaaaaaaaataaaaaaaataatataataataaaaaaaaaaaaaaaatatctgttaaaagtttttgaaaaatcatttatttcattGCCAcacaaaaaatcaaaaaaaaaaaagagaataataaaaaataaataaaagagatTAAAtcttaatatttttattttcactaatttttggaaataatatttttttttttaaaatttttttattttttaatttttttttaattatagttAATATatcctattattattattattattattattattattattattattattattattattattattattattattattattattattattacttttttttgttttttgttcttgttttactaattaattttttttcccgaagaagatgaaaataTACCATAATTTTACAAgcaattcttttaatttatttttttaatttttcaaatcattattttttttatttttttttattttttttatttttttattttttttattttttttttttattttttcaccacactaaataaataaataaataaaaatatgacttcaaaattaattaatttcattacaattgaaaaagaaagatttgAAGATG is a window encoding:
- the eloA gene encoding GNS1/SUR4 family protein, whose protein sequence is MEHIHDINFQEFSKDPIGTIDRFRWKNEVTPFSNILFPIVCSFGYLALIYGLQIFMKNKKEIKLHGFAMFHNLFLCLLSLLMFLGIVIPMAKYSFPHGLYNIICKPIDSGLVQFSYYIFYLSKVYEFIDTIIQVLRKKSLLFLHVWHHFITLWLVWANLKYDTGCQWVDISANCFVHIVMYFYYFQTERGINPWWKKHITTCQIIQFIVDMSSHLAWHFYDTQGNHNSNYCSGTWATSAFSDFVILSFLGLFIQFFVKAYKKKSSIKKKTN